A single Xiphias gladius isolate SHS-SW01 ecotype Sanya breed wild chromosome 22, ASM1685928v1, whole genome shotgun sequence DNA region contains:
- the cited4b gene encoding cbp/p300-interacting transactivator 4b, whose translation MADHLMMPMNHSSAGASLHGYRMGMNGGLQASHQQHANQQGMRALPNGQMMHYGGAQANMETAMRQRQGMVGGHMNGQLNGAQMGHHQMTSGNMMYNGQPQQQQHHPQQQHHMHPQQHQQQAQHLQQQQQQFMNGGLTSQQLMASMQLQKLNTQYHGHPLGPMGGNHMGPTTQYRMNPAQLANMQHMAGPALALNGMDADMIDEEVLTSLVMELGLDRVQELPELFLGQNEFDFISDFVSKQQPSTVSC comes from the coding sequence ATGGCAGACCATCTGATGATGCCCATGAATCACAGCTCAGCGGGCGCCAGTCTCCACGGTTACAGGATGGGCATGAATGGCGGCCTGCAGGCAAGTCACCAGCAGCATGCCAACCAGCAGGGCATGCGGGCGCTGCCCAATGGCCAGATGATGCACTACGGCGGTGCCCAGGCCAACATGGAGACTGCCATGAGGCAGCGGCAGGGCATGGTGGGCGGACACATGAACGGACAGCTGAACGGGGCCCAGATGGGTCACCACCAGATGACCTCTGGTAACATGATGTATAATGGCCAGCcccagcagcaacagcatcaccctcagcagcagcatcacatGCATCCACAGCAGCACCAGCAACAAGCCCAGCacctacagcagcagcagcaacagttcATGAATGGAGGGTTAACATCCCAACAGCTCATGGCCAGCATGCAGCTGCAGAAACTCAACACCCAGTACCATGGACACCCACTGGGGCCTATGGGTGGGAACCACATGGGGCCCACGACCCAGTACCGCATGAATCCAGCCCAGCTGGCTAACATGCAGCACATGGCCGGGCCAGCCCTGGCCCTGAACGGCATGGATGCGGATATGATCGACGAGGAGGTCCTGACCTCGCTGGTAATGGAGCTGGGCTTGGATCGGGTCCAGGAGCTGCCAGAACTCTTCCTGGGCCAGAATGAGTTTGACTTCATCTCAGACTTTGTCAGCAAACAGCAACCCAGCACCGTTAGTTGCTGA